Sequence from the Paenibacillus tundrae genome:
TTGAAAGAAACCAAGAAACAAGGCATGGATCTGGTTAAGAAAATGCGGATGTATGATGGTGAGGAAGTTGAAGGGTACAAGGAAGCAGATTTGCGTGAAATGCAGAATGAGTATTTGGATGAGGGGATGTCGGGAATCGATCCGCGGTACGTCATCAACCGGATATCCAGTGCTTTGATTAAGCAAAATCTTCAGTGCATTAACGCGCTGGATATTCTTCGGGCAATCAAGGACGGTCTGGATCAGCATGCTTCTATCTCCAAAGAAGAGCGTGAGCGCTATCTAAACTTTATTGCTCTGGCTCGCAAAGAATACGACGAGCTTGCCAAGAAAGAGGTACAAAAAGCGTTTGTTTATTCATTCGAGGAGTCTGCAAGAACATTGTTTGAGAACTACCTTGATAATATCGAAGCTTTTTGCAATTGGTCCAAAATTCGAGATCCATTAACAGATGAGGAAATGGATCCGGATGAGCGTTTGATGCGTTCGATTGAGGAGCAGATTGGCATTTCTGAAAATGCGAAAAAAGCATTCCGGGAAGAGATTTTGATCCGAATCTCGGCATATTCCCGCAAGGAGCGCAAGTTCGAATATAGCAGCCATGACCGTCTGCGTGAAGCGATCGAGAAAAAGCTGTTTGCCGATCTGAAGGACATTGTCAAAATTACGACATCAACGAAGACTCCGGATGCGACACAATTAAAACGAATGAATGAAGTCATTAAGCGATTAATTGAGGAACATGGTTACACTGCGACGAGTGCCAATGAGTTGCTGCGCTATGTGGGTAGTTTATTGAATCGCTGACCGAATATCAGACCATTCCGGATCAGGCTCTTAATGCCTGCTGTGAGGCTCCTTCACGGCAGGATTGAGAGCCTTTTTACATGCTTTACATAGAAATGAAGTGAGTTTAATCACAATCCTGTACAAAATTATGACAAAATAGTTCTAATGGTTTATGAAAAAGTAGGTCATTTAGTCTATAATCTATACAATATTTAGAAATTCAAGTTTTTTATTGGTTACTAAGGAGTCGATTACATCACTATGAGTATTGCTGCAGCAAGACAGAAACAACTCGATTATATTGGACTGACAAGCAAAGATTTGCAATTACTTGCCGCTCACCGGCCAGTCTTTGAGAAAGTGGTAAATGAAGTTGTTGATCACTTTTACAGACATGTAGGCAACTATCCTGAACTGGTGGATCTGATTGCTCGATTCTCTAACATTGACCGATTAAAAGAAACACAACGGATGTATTGGTTATCCATGACGGACGGTATCGTGGATGACGCTTATATTAATCAACGTATTGAGATTGGGTTGGTACACTCACGAATTGGATTGTCTGAAGATTATTATCTAGGTACATATATGGTCTATCTCGATATTGCGACAACCATTTTCCAGCAGGTCATTCCTGAGTCATGGCATCCCATCATTCAAGCACTTAGCAAAATGTTCAATCTAGATTCTCAGCTTGTACTGGAAGCCTATGAGAAAAAAGAAAAAGAAAAGCTGCATCATCTTGCGGCGGATCAACAAAATACGTTGCTGGCCATTACGCAAATTACACAACAGCTGACAGGGATGATCAGTGAACTGAATGAAAATGCTCGAGCGATCTCTGATGTGGCTATGCAAACGGCAGCTTCCCAGGATCAAGCACATGAACTGCTGGAAGAGTTAACAGGAGAAATACATCAGATCGGTAAGATGGGGGAGCTCATCCGCGAAATTTCAGATCAGAGTCACCTTGTTGGATTGAATGCAGCAATTGAAGCTGCACATGCTGGGGAGTTCGGTCGTGGCTTCGAAGTTGTCGCAAGTGAGGTGCGTAAGCTTGCAGCGAGTTCTCGTGATGCACAAGGAAAGATTCAGGCTAATCTAGAGCAGATTATGAAGAAACTAAGTCATGTACAGAAGGAATCAGAACATACGTCTCAGGGGGCACGCAGTCAAGCGTCCCGTTCTCAAGAGCTGGCTGTGTTCGCCACAACGATGGAGAAATTGGCAGTGGATCTGCAGAAACTGGATCATTAAGCTGTAGATAATACACTTGTTGGAACCGGTATTACCGTTTCTGGCTGTTTTAAGCTATAATGGGTAGACAAACCTGCCGATGTGTTAGCGTAAGCAGCCGGAGACAGGGGATTTATAAGAGGTTGAGGTGATCAGATGGCTTCTATCCATGATGTGGCCAAAGAAGCGGGCGTATCTGTTGCAACCGTTTCCAAAGTACTGAATGACTATCCTGATGTAAGTGACAAAACTCGAAAAAAAGTCAATATAGCCATCGAACTATTAAAATATCAACCCAATGTGGTCGCACGTGGATTAGTTAAACGTCGCTCTTGGACAGTAGGCGTACTCTTAACCGTACCGTTTACCAACCCATTTGTATCGGAATTGTTAGAAGGGATCAAGACAGCGCTAGAGAATAGCGGTTATGATCTTGTTCGTTTATCTACCCGTTTCGATGACCCTGGCTATTCATTCATCAAGCATTGCCGGAGCCGTAATGTGGATGGTGTTGTAGTATTTGGTGAAGGAAGAGAAAACAAAAGTATTGAAGAGCTAGTTCATGCAGAGATTCCAACGATGTTTGTGGATACGGATTTGTTCGGCAAGCGAGCTGGATATATCACAACGGATAATGCGAATGCTATTGGCATGAGTGTCAAACATTTATATGAGCTGGGGCACCGCCGGATTGCGTATATTTCGGGGACGTTAGGTTCAGCGGTAGCGAACCTGAGGCTAGACGGATACAAAGAAGGGCTGAGACGCTGTGAGATCCCGTATTCAACCATCTATTTGGAAGAATGTGATTATTCTTTTGATGGTGGAGGTAAAGCAGCGAGAAGGCTATTAGCCCTGAAGGATCATCCTACTGGCATTGTCTGTGCTTCGGACATGTCCGCATTTGGAGCAATTCAAGAAATTGAACGGCATGGTCTGCGTGTACCTGAGGACATATCTGTTATTGGCTTCGACAATACATACTATGCACAGGTGTTCAAGCCTGGACTAACGACGATTAATCAAAATATATATTCGATTGGTATCAAGTCGATTGAGTATCTGATTGCTATGATCGAGAATCCAGACTATACGCCTCCAGTAGTTACGGAGCCTTCCAATCTGGTCATTCGTCATACAACAGCACCTGTGCCTGAGTAGGTGACCATAAGGACAAAAGAGGACAGCCAATGGCTGTTCTTTTTTTGTATGTGATTAGAAGATATGCCTCATCTGTAGGTGAGCGTATTCGCTGCTGAGGTTGCTGATGGTAGTGGTGGAAATGGAACAAGATGGTAATTAAATCCGTTAGTGGCCTATATAATGAAAGTGTTTACAAAAGCATCGATGTATAAAAGAAATACGAAGGAGGCAATGGGATGCGTTATCGAAAATGGTGGAGCTTGTGCTTAACAATGGTCATGGTAATCAGTTTGCTGCCTTTGACGAGTCCGGGAAAGATAAGTGCCGAGGCAGCAGATGAGGATGACTTATTACTGTTTCATTCTTATGAAGAGGGTACCTCCCAAGGGTGGACACCTAGAGGCAGTGTTACGCTCGCCGTGACGGAGGAGGATGCGTATGAAGGAACACACGCTCTCCAGACAACAGGTCGAACCGCAGCGTGGAATGGACCTGCCTTGTCCGTAACGAATATAATGGAGAAACACGCTGTCTATGAAATATCAGGATATGTGAAGCTGTTACCTGGGACGACTCCGACCAATCTTAAATTTACCGTTGAGCGTCGTGAAGGTACTCAGCCTGCACAATATGATCAAGTAAACACGGCTATTCCTGTAACTGATCAGGAATGGGTTAAGTTACAGGGACAGTATAGCTATCAGCAAGGAACAGACCTGCTATTGTACTTAGAAAGTGATGACCTAACGAGTAGTTATCTGTTGGATTCGTTCCAATTGCGACGGGTAACTGCTGCACCGGAGCCTGAGAATCCAAGTGAACCTGGTGAACAGTTGTTTGCAGCCGATTTTGAGAATGATCAGGTGGGAGAATGGCGCCCGCGAGGCTCTGAGCAGCTGAGTGTTGTCACAGGCACTGGCCATAACAGCACGCGTAGCTTGAAGACGTCCTCCCGTACAGAAACATTTCATGGACCGCTCATCGAGGTGTTGAATTACTTGGAGAAGGGAAGCACCGTGCATATTTCCTTTTGGGCGATGTATGATGAAGGGCCAGCCACTCAAGTTATTAATGGTTCCTTGGAGAAGGAGTATCATGACGACAGCTCAACCAGAGAATATGCTACATTTGCTTCAACCAGTTTGACTAAAGGACAATGGAAGAAGATTGAAGCGGATGTCGTCGTTCCAAGTGAAAGTAGTGGAATTACTGGCTTTCGATTCTATGCGGAAACTCCGTGGAAATCGTCTGAAAATGTGACAGAGGCGGATACGATTCCATTTTACATTGATGATGTTGTGATTACAGCGACAGACTCACTGAAAATTGAACAGGACATTCCAAATTTAGCTAGCACGCTCGGAACCTCTTACGACGTTGGGGCGGCTATTGACTTGTCAGCTCTTAATCCACAAGATCCACATGCACAGTTGTTAGTCAAGCATTTCAACAGCATTACCGCGGGTAATTTTATGAAGATCGATGCGATGCAACCACGTGAAGGTGAGTTCGTCTGGTCGGACACCGATCGATTGGTTGAGTTCGCCGAGAACAACAATATGCAAGTAAGAGGTCATACGTTAGTATGGCATAGCCAAGTCCCCGAATGGTTTTTTACAAGTCCGGATGATGCATCACAGCCAGCGACTAGGGAACAACTTCTTGCACGGATGAAGACACATATTCAGACAATCATGCATCGATATCAAGGCAAAGTTCACACTTGGGATGTTGTCAATGAAGTCATCTCGGATGGAGGAGGTCTGCGTAATCAGGCAAGTGGTTCCAAGTGGAGAGATATCATTGGTGATGTAGACGGTGACGGTGATGACAGTGATTATATTGAACTGGCGTTCCGGTATGCACGTGAAGCCGATCCTAACGCTGTGCTGGTCATCAACGACTATGGGCTGGAAGGTAGCGTTAATAAACTGAATGATATGGTGGAACTGGTCGAAAAGCTGCTCGCGAAAGGTACACCAATTGATGCGGTTGGGTTCCAAATGCATGTGTCCATGTATGGACCGAATGTACAGCAAATCCGTGAAGCTTTTGAGCGAATTATTGCTCTGGGAATCAATATACAAGTGACAGAGCTGGATGTGTCTATTTATTCGGGTTCATCGGAGCAGGAGAAACCAGTCACAGATGAAATATTGATGCAGCAGGCATACCGGTATAAGGAATTGTTTGATCTGTTTCAGGAGTTTGATCAGCGCGGAGTACTGGATAGCGTAACCGTTTGGGGGCTTGCGGATGATGGAACATGGCTGGATAATCATCCCGTGCAGGGGCGTAAAGACGCACCTCTTTTATTTGATCGGAAACTGAAAGCGAAACCCGCTTACTGGGCATTGGTTGATACGACAACACTGCCGGTGTATCGGAACGAATGGACAGCGAACAAGGCTAGCCCTGCTATGCCGGATCGCAAAGGACAGGAAGATGTGCTTTGGGGAGC
This genomic interval carries:
- a CDS encoding LacI family DNA-binding transcriptional regulator, coding for MASIHDVAKEAGVSVATVSKVLNDYPDVSDKTRKKVNIAIELLKYQPNVVARGLVKRRSWTVGVLLTVPFTNPFVSELLEGIKTALENSGYDLVRLSTRFDDPGYSFIKHCRSRNVDGVVVFGEGRENKSIEELVHAEIPTMFVDTDLFGKRAGYITTDNANAIGMSVKHLYELGHRRIAYISGTLGSAVANLRLDGYKEGLRRCEIPYSTIYLEECDYSFDGGGKAARRLLALKDHPTGIVCASDMSAFGAIQEIERHGLRVPEDISVIGFDNTYYAQVFKPGLTTINQNIYSIGIKSIEYLIAMIENPDYTPPVVTEPSNLVIRHTTAPVPE
- a CDS encoding globin-coupled sensor protein is translated as MSIAAARQKQLDYIGLTSKDLQLLAAHRPVFEKVVNEVVDHFYRHVGNYPELVDLIARFSNIDRLKETQRMYWLSMTDGIVDDAYINQRIEIGLVHSRIGLSEDYYLGTYMVYLDIATTIFQQVIPESWHPIIQALSKMFNLDSQLVLEAYEKKEKEKLHHLAADQQNTLLAITQITQQLTGMISELNENARAISDVAMQTAASQDQAHELLEELTGEIHQIGKMGELIREISDQSHLVGLNAAIEAAHAGEFGRGFEVVASEVRKLAASSRDAQGKIQANLEQIMKKLSHVQKESEHTSQGARSQASRSQELAVFATTMEKLAVDLQKLDH
- a CDS encoding endo-1,4-beta-xylanase codes for the protein MRYRKWWSLCLTMVMVISLLPLTSPGKISAEAADEDDLLLFHSYEEGTSQGWTPRGSVTLAVTEEDAYEGTHALQTTGRTAAWNGPALSVTNIMEKHAVYEISGYVKLLPGTTPTNLKFTVERREGTQPAQYDQVNTAIPVTDQEWVKLQGQYSYQQGTDLLLYLESDDLTSSYLLDSFQLRRVTAAPEPENPSEPGEQLFAADFENDQVGEWRPRGSEQLSVVTGTGHNSTRSLKTSSRTETFHGPLIEVLNYLEKGSTVHISFWAMYDEGPATQVINGSLEKEYHDDSSTREYATFASTSLTKGQWKKIEADVVVPSESSGITGFRFYAETPWKSSENVTEADTIPFYIDDVVITATDSLKIEQDIPNLASTLGTSYDVGAAIDLSALNPQDPHAQLLVKHFNSITAGNFMKIDAMQPREGEFVWSDTDRLVEFAENNNMQVRGHTLVWHSQVPEWFFTSPDDASQPATREQLLARMKTHIQTIMHRYQGKVHTWDVVNEVISDGGGLRNQASGSKWRDIIGDVDGDGDDSDYIELAFRYAREADPNAVLVINDYGLEGSVNKLNDMVELVEKLLAKGTPIDAVGFQMHVSMYGPNVQQIREAFERIIALGINIQVTELDVSIYSGSSEQEKPVTDEILMQQAYRYKELFDLFQEFDQRGVLDSVTVWGLADDGTWLDNHPVQGRKDAPLLFDRKLKAKPAYWALVDTTTLPVYRNEWTANKASPAMPDRKGQEDVLWGAVKGVQVSHRVEGTSDVTGQASVLWDNKKVNLRIEVQDTSRQKGDQVQVFLEEEWSDPTDEGVADPTSKKKKEPKPVNGQYTFERNGGKGKDHKLYKVKETSTGYIIYAAIPLSASVLAEGKTLSMDYRIQDQQADGHTSVVVWNDVNNQQPNEPGNRGKLKLGSTLKHTKVTYGTPVLDGQKDRIWKKAASIQTDVWVLGSSGATATAQLLWDEQYLYVLAEVKDPLRSKASVNAYEQDSIEIFVDPNHNKTSFYQEDDAQYRINYDNETSFGGNALQDRFQSYTRLTDAGYIVEAAIPLDLVSTHNAPWIGFDLQVNDDSTGEGKRSSVSIWSDVSGNSYRDTSGFGNLLLVRK